From a single Dendropsophus ebraccatus isolate aDenEbr1 chromosome 8, aDenEbr1.pat, whole genome shotgun sequence genomic region:
- the LOC138798790 gene encoding zinc finger protein 444-like, translating into MYDLIHLARKWLEPDTSTPAQILERVVMDRYLRALPADLQRWVGQGDPRSADELVSLVERFQATEDYLRDVPAAPSPPRSARSVPSAGWGSPRRS; encoded by the exons atgtacgacctgatccatttggcaagaaaatggttggagccagacacctctactcctgcccagatcctagagagggtcgtgatggatcgctacctccgtgcacttcctgctgatctacaacgctgggtaggacaaggtgaccctaggagtgccgacgaactcgtcagccttgtggagaggttccaggcgaccgaggactacctccgtgatgttcctgcagcaccttcacctccacggagtgccagatctgtgccatcggctg ggtggggatccccaaggagatcttga